Part of the Stackebrandtia endophytica genome is shown below.
CCACGTCCTGGTCTCGTATTCCAGTCGCACCCCGGCCTCGGACACGGTCCCGTCTTCGAACAGGCAAGGCGCCGACCGCATGCAAGCCATTCACCGCCCCACATCGGCTTCGGCGGACCGTCCTTAGGGGAACCGTCGGCCACCGGGCGACAACGGAATCGCCGCCACCGTCGCGGGCGACATCGCGACGCGAACCTCTGGCGCCAGACATCGCCGGGACGGTCCGGCAACGCCCATCGATCGTCGGTCGCGCCCAACCGAAACGGCACGGCGACAATGCCCAGCGTCGCGAGCGAATCACTGAATGCGCACATTCACCTGATCGAGCCAATTCGCCACCATTCAATTGAATGAACCATTGTGGCGTAATGGGACAGACATTCACCTCGCCATTAGTCACTTTCAGACAGAAAACACCACCGAAGAACAGACATGTCGGGACTGTCCGAATCGTACATTACGCGCCCGACACATGCCCTGAGCTCGACATCAAGGGCCACAGGCGATCACGGACATATCATATCGATACTCTTGAAAAACGACTTTGCATCGCCTCGATAGTCTGTCCCCGTCCGACCGAGCACTCCTGCGCCCATAATCTGCAGTCGCTCGGCACCGCGCCTGCAACGCGCGTGATGATCGGGCTTGCCTGGAGGGAGGGAGAAGTCGCCGACGCGTCTTCTTACTCGCCGACAGCCGCGACCGGACCCGGCGAATGTCAACGATTGGATCGCATGATGAGCTCCGTAGCAACCCAACCCGGTGATTGCTCCACGACAGGATCACGCTTCGGCGCGGGGTTGACTGTGGACATCGGTTTGGTGGACAGCCATCCCATAACCTTGCGTGGCATGCAGAGCGTCTACAACGACGTTCCCGGTTTGCACGTCGTTGCGATGCACACCGATCCAACCCAATTGGACGCGGCCCTGACCGATGTCGTCATCATCGACGCCTACGTCACCGGTGACCGTCCCTGCCTCGGCATCATCGAACGGTTGGCCGGTCAGACCAAGGTCGTGGTGTCGGCATTGCGTTGGCTGCCCGAACTTCACGCCTGTCTCGACGTCGGAGCCAGCGCCTACATCGACAAGGGTGCCTCTCCAGAACGATATGTTGAAACGGTTCAGCTGGTCGCCGAAGGGAAGACGGTGCCCGACGCCGCGCCTCGGTCAACGCAGAAGACTCCGCTGTCACCGCGCGAACAATCCGTGTTGACGCACATCTCACAGGGATTGACCCACGACCAGACCGCCCGGCGGTTGGGGATCAGTCGCCACACCGTGGACACCTATGTCAAACGCGCCCGCGCCAAGATGAAGCTGGGCAACAAGGCGGACCTGACCCGATCGATGCTGCTGGCCAACATCCACGGTGCGAGCCTGTGACCGTAGCCGAATCCGCCCCCGCCGTCCCGGTCGTCGCGCCCGGCTCGGCTCCCGAACGGGTCACCGGATACGCCGATCTGTTCGCACAGGACCGTTCCCAGCCGCACTGGGCATTCGACTACGCCGCTCGACTGGCGCGCCGACACCCGGTAGACCACCGCATCCTCATCCAGACCAGCATGTCCCCCAGCGGTGCGTTCCATATCGGAAATCTGCGCGACACCATCTGCGCGCACCTGGTGCATCGCGCGCTGACCGCGATGGGACGCCGATCGGGAATCCTGCTCAGCTTCGACGACTACGACCCGTTCCGCCCCGGTCAGGCCGCCTCCGATCCGGCACTGAGCGATTTCGTCGGGCGTCCACTGGCCGCCGCGCGGGAGCGGGCCACCGCAATCTGTCGCGCCTACATCAGGGAACTCAAACAGCTCGGCATCTGTCCTGCCGACGCCGATCCCGATGGCCGCACCCCGCCGGGTTCGACCTGGGACACGCATTATCAGTGGGAACGCTATACGTCCGAGACCTACCGCGATCTGCAGCGCGACATGGTTAAGGGACGGAGCAAGCTCGCCAAACTGTTGGGGGTGAGCCGTCCCGACCGCCTATTCTCAGTCTATTGTGAACAATGCGGCCGGAACGACACCGAGATCCTGCACCTGCGACCGAATCGGGTCCGCTACCGCTGTCACGCGTGCACCGCGATCCTGACCACCACGCGCGTCGGGCCGGTGAAACCGTCGTGGGCCCTGGACTGGACGTTGCGGGTCGCCCACGAACACATCGACTGTGAACCTGCCGGGCAGGACCATTGCAGCGCCGGCAGCACCATGGACCGGACCAGACCGCTCTATCAACGCCATCTTCGGATTCACCAACCCGTGATCGTTCCCTACGGCCTGGTTCGGGAGCCCGGTCAGCGACGCAAGATCTCCGGCTCCGGCGGCGGAGGACTGGTCGCGGCCGATCTGCTCGCCGTGATGCCGGTGACCATGATTCTGTGGCTGTACAGCCGCCAGAACTGCCTGTCCGACATCCGGGTGACCATGCGGCGCGACTGGTTCCTCGCCGCGCACGCCGAGTACGACCGGTTTCGCGAACAGGCCACCCGGGGTGGACGCGCGCTCAGCCTCCACCGGCTCATCAGTGACGACCCGCCCGCCGGGCCGCTGCCGGGCATGCGTCGGGTCATGGGCCTGTTGCACTCCTACTGCTATGACGTCGATCGCGTCGTGGAGCTTCTGTCGAAGACCACGAAGGACGAGTCGTCGATCCGTGAGCGGGTGGGCCACGCGATGGCCTGGATCGGGGCTCACGGCCGGTCCACCTCGTGGCTGTTCGCCGACGCGCCCGACGATCTACCGCTGTTCCACGGCGACGACCTCGCCGGTCGATGGGATCGGCAACGGCACCAACGGTTGCACGCGTCCCTGTTCGGGGTGCGCAGCGGCCCGCCGCTTCGGGTGTTGTTGGACCTGTTCGGTGAGGAGTCCCTGCTGACCGCCGTGGCCGATCACCGCGCCACCGGTCGCAGGCCGCTTCGGGAACTCCTGCTGGCTCGGCTGGACGGAGGCGCCGGTGAAGGTTGAGCTGTTTGACCCGCGTGTCGATCCGCTGCCGCCGGAATGGGAGAAACTGCGCGGCTCGGCGAACCTGTCGGCGGCGTGGAGCGCCGAAGCCCTCACCGCACTGTCCTGGGGTTCGGCCCGCACCGTCTACCTGGGAGTGGCCTTTCAGGACGATGAACCGGTCGGCTTGTTCACCGGGGAGTTCGGTCCGTACGCGCCGCGCAAACCTCGTTACTCGACCCCGGGTAAACCCGCGACCGGCTTCTACCTCTGCCGCATGTTGGCCGGTTTCAGCCAGGGCATGGCGTTTCACGACGAGCTCGGCTGGAGCGATCGCCGAGCGGCGTGCCGCGCTCTGGAGAAGGCGCTGCGGTTGCGGTTGGGACTGCGGTGTTTCGGGATCATCTACGGCAACGTCACCGATGAGACCGTGGGCCTGGTCGACGGCTGGCTACGGCTGCGGCGCCCGGTGTCACCCAACATCGTACTGCGCAACGAATGGTCCACGATGGATGAATACCTTGAGGGACTGCCCCGTACCCGGCGGCGCACGTTCAGCCGGATCTACCGCGACGTCAACGAATCCGATGAGGTGACACTGCTGTCGCCGGTCGACCGGATCGATCCCGAACAGGCCAGCCGACTGGATGTGTTGACCCGCACCAAGTACCTGGAGCCCGGCGAGAATCTGTTCCCGCTTCCACACGCGTACTTCGAACAGCTCAACAACACCGCGGGCGTGCGGTATTTCGCGCATCAGTCCAGCGAAACCGGGATGTTGGAGTCGTTCGACCTGACCTTCGACCAGGACGGCGTGCTCACCACCACCGTCACCGGATCACGCGAATCCCGGTTGTCCCAACGTTTGCACCTGTATCACGACCTGTACCTTCGGGAGATCTCCTACCTGATCGAACACCGCCTGCACACCGTGGAGTTCGGTAAGGGACTGTTCGATTTGAAGAGTCGGTTCGGTTGCGTCCGAGTGCCCCAATACGCGGTCGCCGCCGCCTTCTAGGAGTCGTTACCCATGGACTTGGTATTCACTTGGCGAAAGGTTTTATGGTGAAGTTCGACGACGCCGTCACCGCGCACCTCGACACCGTCAACCGGCGCGACCTGGCAGGGTTCTCCGCGACCATCGACGACGAGGTCACGGTGGTGCTGCCCAACGGCACCCTGCTGTCCGGTCGCGCCGAGGTCGAGGAGTTCCACAAGGGCTGGTTTGAGGACCCTGACTGGAAGATGACGACGACCGTGGTGTCGCAGCGCTCCGACGACGACACCGGGGTCATGATCTGCGAGGTGACCTACGACGACCTCGACGGTGAGGGCAAGCCCTACTCGATGTCATACCTGCTCAGCCTGACCTTCCGACGCAAGGGCGACACCTGGCTGCTGGTTCACGACCAGAACACTCTGCGCTGACGATGCGGACACCGTGGAGTGCAGGCCGCGACAGGCGTTACGAACGGCTGTCGCGGCTGGCCTATCAGCGGGTGCCCTACTACCGGGAGGAGTGGGCGGCCGCCGGCACCGTCGCGCCGGAGGCGGCACCCGTGCCGATGGCCGCGTTGGCCTCCGGACACCGGTTCGTGCCCATCGGCGCCGACACCACCGCCGTACTGCCGTCACCGGTCGATCTGTTCGAGACACTGTCGCTGTCGGAGCGATACACCCCCGACGACGTCCTGTTCGACGTCCAACCCGGACTGCGTGACGTGGAGTTCATCGGCCCCAAGCGCACCGGCCGCTACCGGGTACTACTGGCCGCCGACGCCGATGTGGACCCGACCGCATCGGTCGATCCGCGTGAGGCCACCGCGGCCGAGTACACCCGCTCGGCCCGTCCGGTGCTGCTGGCCGACCCTGATCAGCTGGCCGCGCTTCGTGAGCGGGGGGTACCGATCGGGGATCGGGTTCTGCGACGTGGCGACTTCGACGATCTGGCGGAGTTGGACGTCCTGTGGACGGTCGAGCTCGGATACCTGGGTGCACGCCGCATCTCCTGCGGTCGGGTCCACATCCGACCGGGGGTCGATGTCCGGCTGCTCGGTTCGACGACGGTGTTCACTCGGTTGGATCGACAGAACCCGACTCTGCTGCACATCGCGCCCGCCGTTCCGGTGGCCCTGTCCCCGTGTTCGCACCATGCCGAACCGGCGCTGACCGTCTAGAAACCGGCTTTACCAGGCCGAATGCGCCCCGGCACGGTTCCTCGACTCCACCGGACATATTCCAACGCCATCGGCGCCGCCCGAGTGTTGGACGGCGCCGATGGTGATGAATTCGGTTGCGGGGCTTCAGTTCCCTCGCGCCTGCTCCAGCGGAATGATCGCCTTGACCTTTCCGCCCGAGCCACGCGGGATCGCCGATACGACCTTCGGGGTTACCGTCATGGGCTCGTCGAACACGTCGACCAGCGCCTTGACGGCCCGCTGGGTGGTCTCCGCCTCGGTGCCCGGCGCGCACACCAGGTTCAGGGTGAGCCGGTCGGGGGCCTCCTGTACGACCTGGAACTGGAAGAGCTCGTCGATGTGGATCAGGTCCTCGTCCAGCAGGATCACCGGGTACCGCTTCCCGGTGGGTGTCACGACCGCTTCCAGCGACCGACCCTCCAGACGCGGCAGCAACATGAAGTTGCGACCGCACGGGCAGGTCTGGTCGCTCCATGCCCCGCGATCTCCGATGCGGTAGCGCACCAGCGGCATCGCGTCGTTGCGCAGTCCGGTCACCACGATGTCGCCGATCTCGCCGGGTGCGGCCGGTTCACCCTCGGCGTTCAACACTTCGAGGATGATGGAGTCGTCGGTGACGTGGCGATTGCCGTGGGTGCATTCGAACGCCATGTTCTCGAACTCGGTGGAGCCATACATGTCGATCAGTGGGCAGTCGAAGATCCGTTTCAGTTGCTTCGCCAACGGCGCGGGCATCGTCTCGGCACCCGCGTACAGCCACCGAACTCCCAGCGCCCGCAAATCGTCGTGCGGGACCATCCGGATCAGGTCGGCGAAGTAGCTGGGGTAGCCACCCAGCACGTGTGGCCGGATACGTCGCAGATCGGCCAGGATCGCATCGCCGGATTCGAACGGCACGAACTCGTTGCGGAAGATCCGCAGTTTCGCGGTCAGTCCCTGCTTGACCGGTTCGAACCGGAAGTAGGCGGTGCGCTGATGCGGTTTCAAACCGTAGGCCATATGGGCACGAATCCACGCGGCGTTGCAGTAGAGGGTGCTGGGCCAGTCATGGGTCAACCGCAGGGTCGCGCCGGATGACCCGGAGGTGTAAGTGACCCGGGCGTTCGACTCGTTAAAGGTGGGCACCGTTATGTCGTCGAGCCGACCACGGAAATCGGGCTTTCCGATGGTGGGCAGGCCCCGCAGATCAGCGGGGCCGGTGATCTCGGTGAGGTCGACGTCCTTCCAGTGGTCCCGGTAGAACGGCAGTTGCGCGGCGATGGCCAGCGTGTGCCGAAGCCGCTTCGTGCGCAATTGGTCGAGCTTCGGTTTGGACAGCCATTGGGCTCGCCACGCCTGGTATCCCAGGCCGAGTTGACCGATCACGACGCCTCCACCTTGACCGTTTTGATCTTGCCGTTGGCCTCGGGAGTGATCTCGTCGACGGCGACCACCTCGAAGGTGAACCCGGAGATCGCGGCCATCAGACCACTATGGATTCGCGCGACGACCTCGGGGGTGTTGGGGTCCAGGACCACCGAAACGGTGACCTGGCCGGGCCGATGCTGCACCAGTTGCATCCGGTGGACCTCCGGATTGCGTTCGATCACCTTGGTGAGAAAGTCACCGTGGATCTGTCGGCCGTCGGGCCCGGTGAGCCGTTCCTGGCTGCGCCCGGTGATCTCCTCGACGATCGGGGTGTGCGCGACCTTGCAGTCACAGTCATTGGGGCGGATGCGAACCCGGTCACCGACGCGATACCGCAGCAGTGGCATCGCCTCGCTGTTGAGGCGGGTTACGACGACCTCGCCCTCCCCGTCCTCCACCGACACGGTGCCGTCGTCGTGTTCGACCTCCACCACGACGTTGCCCGACTTCAGGTGCAGCGCTCCGGACGGGCAGGTCCGGGCGGCGGTGAACATCTCCACCGAGGCGTAGATCTCGTGGGCCCGCGCGCCGAAGTAGCTCAGGATGTTGGCGCGTGCGGAGGGGGTCAGTCGTTCACCGCCCAGGACGACGGTGTGCACCTGGTCGTACTCGATCCCGCGCCGCTGTAGCTCCTCCACTATGGTGCCGATGACGTTGGGGAATCCGAACAGGAACGTCGGCCGGGCCGTCAGGAACGCCTCCACCTGTTGGTCCAGCGGCAGGCTGGTGTCGATGTGGAGGTTGCGCATGACGCCGAAGCGCTCCAACGGGTGCCGCAGGAACGAGGCGGTGCGGAAGTATCCGATACGGTCGAACAGCTTTAGTCCACATGCGAGCATGTCCTGAAGGTAGGTGGCCCGCAGATACCCGAGGTCGCGTTCGGAGTTGCGGAAGGTCACCGGAATGCCCGAGGACCCGCTGGTGGTGGCGGCCCGGGTGTTCTCGGGCGTGAATCCGTCGGCCAGCAGCTCGTTTTCGGGCAGGTCGTGGACGGTCTTGCGGTCCAGGATCGGCAACCGCTGAAGGTCGGCGGCGGTCTGGACGGAGGCGACCAGCTTCTCCGACAGCGTGTTGCGAAAGTACGGAACGTTGCGGTGGGCGTGGCCGACCAGTTCGCGCAGTTTCCGGGATTGCAGTTCCTTGACCGCCTCGGCCTTCAGCCGGTCTCGGGAGTGCGCGATCACCACGTTGCGGGCCACCGGGGCCAAGGCGATGGACGAACGCAGCAGTTTCGGCATCACCGACCCCCGGTTTCCAGCACCGCTGCCCACGACGGCGGCAGGTTCTTGTGGATCTCGATGTCGCTGAACACCGACGGTTCCTGAGGGCCCTGCCGCTTGACCCATTCGGCCATCCGGGCCAGGCCCTCTTCCAGCGGAAGCGAGTCGGCCAGACCGAAGGCGGCGCGCGCCTTGGAGTGATCGGCGTAGGCACTGTGGACTTCGTTGCGCATCGGCAGGTAGGTCACCGACAGGTCCACGCCCATGACCGCCGCGGTGCGACGGGCCAGTTCGTTGACGGTGTATACGTTGTCGCCGCCGACGTTGTAGGTCTGGCCGGCGGTCTCGGGCAGGTCGATGGAGCGGGCGATCGCGGGCACGACGTCGCCGATGTAGCTGAAGGCGCGGGTCTGTTCACCGTCACCGAAGATGGTGAAGGGCTCATCGCGCATCGCCTGGTTCATGAAGATGCCGATGACGTTGCGGTAGCGGTCGCCGATGTTCTGAAACTCACCGTACACATTGTGCGGTCGGAATACGGTGTAGGGCAGGTCGAACAGTTCGTGGGTGACCGCCAGCTCGCGTTCGACCGCGTACTTGGCGATGCCGTAGGAGTCTTCGGGGGCCGGTACCAGGTCCTCGGTCATGGGCAGCTGGTTGGCCCCGTAGACGGCGATGGACGAGGTGAACACGAACCGTTTGACGGTCCCGGTGCGCACCGAGGCGTTGATGAGGTTGACGCTGCCGATGACGTTGTTGGTGTAGTTGAACCGCTTGATGAAGTGGCTCAATCCCTCGGCGGCGTAGGCGGCCAGATGGAAGACGTGATCGAATCGATGGGTGTCGAACAGTCGGTCGACCAGTTCGGAGTCGCAGACGTTGCCCTCGATGAAGCGGGCGCCTTCGGGCACGTTCTCGACCGCGCCGCCGCTGAGGTCGTCCAGGACCACGACGTCGTGGCCGTTGCCGAGCAATTCGGTCGCGAGGTTGGCGCCGATGAAGCCGGCGCCCCCGGTGACCAGTACCGTCGATTGGGTCATCGACCTGTTCCTTTCGTATCGGGTTGACGAGTCATCGGTTCACGGAGGTCAACGGCGCCGGTGCCTGGCCGGCGGAGGAGTCGACCGCCCGGAGCCGGAAGATCAATAGCACGGTCGCGGCGTGGACGATGTCGGCCAACGCCCAGGTGATCATGGCGCCGACCGCACCGGTCAACGGCACCAACAACAGCGACATCGCCCCGGCACCGACCATTCCGGACATCGACCCGATCGCGGTCGACACGAACGACGTGTTGGTGTGGTTCTCCAACAGGTAGTTGACGGTGCCGATGGCCAGGAAGAACGGAACGCTGGAGGCGTACAGCAGGAAGATCAACAGCGCACCGGCGGGTCGGCCGCTGACGTGTTCCCACAGCAGGGCTCCCACGGTCACCAGGATCAGGTAGGGCGGTCCGGCCAAGACGATCATCCGCAGCCAGTGGCGGGCCTTGCTGAACATGAGTTCGGCGGACTCGCCGCGTCGCATGTAGAGCGAGATCTGAGGTTGCAGGATGCGCAGGACGTATCCGAATCCGGCCATCATGAACGTGGAGCCCTCAAGGACGACGTACATGTAGGCGGCCTGGCTTCGGAACTCGCTGAGTCCGATGAGGATGAACCCGAGGCTGATGATCACCGATCCGGCGATCTCGTCGGCCGACATCAGCGCCGAGGTGCGAACCGAGTTCCACATGAGACCCTTGCGGATCGTCCCGGGGCGTGCCATCGGCAGAGTCGGCACCAGGATCACGTTCGCGATCACGACGGCCCCCACCATGATGGACATGACGCCGACCGGCCCCAGTTCCCACAGCAGCGCGCCGGCCACGGCCACCACGACCGAGACGAACAGCAGCAGGTAGTTCACCATGTCGCGATAGGGCCGACCGTGCACCCGGTGCAGTCCGACCAGCACCTGGTTCAGACCACCGCAGATGGCCAGGGTGCCCGCCAACATCATCAGCGCCGGATGCTCCGATGTGGAGCCGTACCACAGCACCCACAACAGGCAGGCCGAACTGATGCCGGTGGGCAGCAACACGAACAGTGTGGTCAGCTGCCGGGTCGTGTACTTGGCCCGGGGAATGAGTTTCAGGGCGCACTTCTCCACGCCGAGCGTGGTGATGAAGGACAGCGCGCCGAAGCTTCCGATGGCGATGGCGTAACCGCTGAAGGTGTCCTCGCCCCAGGTCGTCAGCAGGATGATGCTGGCCGCCAGCATCGAGACGCGATAGACGGCGCGGGCACCCACCAAAGTCACGATCAGCCGGATCGAGAACTTCTCGGTGAACCGCCGGGCCGTCGCGACCAGTTTCCTAAGCGCCACCCACATACTCCGAGGTGATGAACTTGCCCTTGCCGCCCACCGTCAACGGCAGTTTCTCGGCTGTGGTCAGTTCGAGCTCGAATTCGTGGCCCGCCAGTCGATACATTTCTTCGCGCACGCTGCGGAACACCTCCTCCACATCGGTGACATCGGCGGCGGGAACGATGCTGATGCGCACCGAGCCGTCGGCGTTCTGGTGGACGAAGCACTCGTCGATTCCATCGTGGATGGCCGCGAACCACACGAAGGTGTCCGGGTACAGCCGCTTGCCACTGGGCAGGATCACGAAGTCGTTGGCGCGTCCCACCGTCAGTTCCAGGGTTCGGAAGGTCCGACCGCAACCGCACGGCTTGGTGCCGATGACGCCGATGTCGCCGATGGCGTAGCGGATCAGCGGCATCGCCCGCTCCATGAACGGCGTGATCACCAACCGTCCCTCTTGGCCGTCGGGCAGCGGGTTGCCGTCGTCGTCGACGACCTCGACGTGAATCCGGTCCTCGGCGAGGTGTTTTCCGCCTCGGGAGCATTCGAAGTAGATGTTGAGGATCTCGAACGCCGAGTATTCGTCGAACACCGGAACGCCGTATCCGTTGACCAACCGGGCCCGGTGTTCGGGAGTCAGCAGTTCCGATTCGGTCAGCACCATGCGCAACGTCTTGCGCAGCTGCGCGAGCTCCGACTCGGTCAAC
Proteins encoded:
- a CDS encoding helix-turn-helix transcriptional regulator is translated as MQSVYNDVPGLHVVAMHTDPTQLDAALTDVVIIDAYVTGDRPCLGIIERLAGQTKVVVSALRWLPELHACLDVGASAYIDKGASPERYVETVQLVAEGKTVPDAAPRSTQKTPLSPREQSVLTHISQGLTHDQTARRLGISRHTVDTYVKRARAKMKLGNKADLTRSMLLANIHGASL
- a CDS encoding lysine--tRNA ligase, translating into MTVAESAPAVPVVAPGSAPERVTGYADLFAQDRSQPHWAFDYAARLARRHPVDHRILIQTSMSPSGAFHIGNLRDTICAHLVHRALTAMGRRSGILLSFDDYDPFRPGQAASDPALSDFVGRPLAAARERATAICRAYIRELKQLGICPADADPDGRTPPGSTWDTHYQWERYTSETYRDLQRDMVKGRSKLAKLLGVSRPDRLFSVYCEQCGRNDTEILHLRPNRVRYRCHACTAILTTTRVGPVKPSWALDWTLRVAHEHIDCEPAGQDHCSAGSTMDRTRPLYQRHLRIHQPVIVPYGLVREPGQRRKISGSGGGGLVAADLLAVMPVTMILWLYSRQNCLSDIRVTMRRDWFLAAHAEYDRFREQATRGGRALSLHRLISDDPPAGPLPGMRRVMGLLHSYCYDVDRVVELLSKTTKDESSIRERVGHAMAWIGAHGRSTSWLFADAPDDLPLFHGDDLAGRWDRQRHQRLHASLFGVRSGPPLRVLLDLFGEESLLTAVADHRATGRRPLRELLLARLDGGAGEG
- a CDS encoding YybH family protein; its protein translation is MVKFDDAVTAHLDTVNRRDLAGFSATIDDEVTVVLPNGTLLSGRAEVEEFHKGWFEDPDWKMTTTVVSQRSDDDTGVMICEVTYDDLDGEGKPYSMSYLLSLTFRRKGDTWLLVHDQNTLR
- a CDS encoding phenylacetate--CoA ligase family protein, with translation MIGQLGLGYQAWRAQWLSKPKLDQLRTKRLRHTLAIAAQLPFYRDHWKDVDLTEITGPADLRGLPTIGKPDFRGRLDDITVPTFNESNARVTYTSGSSGATLRLTHDWPSTLYCNAAWIRAHMAYGLKPHQRTAYFRFEPVKQGLTAKLRIFRNEFVPFESGDAILADLRRIRPHVLGGYPSYFADLIRMVPHDDLRALGVRWLYAGAETMPAPLAKQLKRIFDCPLIDMYGSTEFENMAFECTHGNRHVTDDSIILEVLNAEGEPAAPGEIGDIVVTGLRNDAMPLVRYRIGDRGAWSDQTCPCGRNFMLLPRLEGRSLEAVVTPTGKRYPVILLDEDLIHIDELFQFQVVQEAPDRLTLNLVCAPGTEAETTQRAVKALVDVFDEPMTVTPKVVSAIPRGSGGKVKAIIPLEQARGN
- a CDS encoding phenylacetate--CoA ligase family protein, encoding MPKLLRSSIALAPVARNVVIAHSRDRLKAEAVKELQSRKLRELVGHAHRNVPYFRNTLSEKLVASVQTAADLQRLPILDRKTVHDLPENELLADGFTPENTRAATTSGSSGIPVTFRNSERDLGYLRATYLQDMLACGLKLFDRIGYFRTASFLRHPLERFGVMRNLHIDTSLPLDQQVEAFLTARPTFLFGFPNVIGTIVEELQRRGIEYDQVHTVVLGGERLTPSARANILSYFGARAHEIYASVEMFTAARTCPSGALHLKSGNVVVEVEHDDGTVSVEDGEGEVVVTRLNSEAMPLLRYRVGDRVRIRPNDCDCKVAHTPIVEEITGRSQERLTGPDGRQIHGDFLTKVIERNPEVHRMQLVQHRPGQVTVSVVLDPNTPEVVARIHSGLMAAISGFTFEVVAVDEITPEANGKIKTVKVEAS
- a CDS encoding NAD-dependent epimerase/dehydratase family protein, encoding MTQSTVLVTGGAGFIGANLATELLGNGHDVVVLDDLSGGAVENVPEGARFIEGNVCDSELVDRLFDTHRFDHVFHLAAYAAEGLSHFIKRFNYTNNVIGSVNLINASVRTGTVKRFVFTSSIAVYGANQLPMTEDLVPAPEDSYGIAKYAVERELAVTHELFDLPYTVFRPHNVYGEFQNIGDRYRNVIGIFMNQAMRDEPFTIFGDGEQTRAFSYIGDVVPAIARSIDLPETAGQTYNVGGDNVYTVNELARRTAAVMGVDLSVTYLPMRNEVHSAYADHSKARAAFGLADSLPLEEGLARMAEWVKRQGPQEPSVFSDIEIHKNLPPSWAAVLETGGR
- a CDS encoding phenylacetate--CoA ligase family protein — protein: MFIREAFNIPVTMVRQYYSAERLRRRKLRWINEMLEHSRQRVRYYREDSRYRLAPITDLAELAALPVLEKAVLRERPTEDFLADGIDLDSCRRFQTSGSTGHRVTVWHDAVTHDYHMAACFRRFAATRTYRPTDRLTHIRPYAAPQRGYEKLKLFRRHQILSHLPMDEIKAELLANRPHVLAGQPVHVREVLRELTESELAQLRKTLRMVLTESELLTPEHRARLVNGYGVPVFDEYSAFEILNIYFECSRGGKHLAEDRIHVEVVDDDGNPLPDGQEGRLVITPFMERAMPLIRYAIGDIGVIGTKPCGCGRTFRTLELTVGRANDFVILPSGKRLYPDTFVWFAAIHDGIDECFVHQNADGSVRISIVPAADVTDVEEVFRSVREEMYRLAGHEFELELTTAEKLPLTVGGKGKFITSEYVGGA